The window ttcaaatctggcctcagaccttggcacttgctagctgtgtgaccctggacaagtcacttaacccccattacccccccctcccccccaaatcacTGGACTAGGCACCTTGAAGTCAGGCagttaaatattaaaagaaaatatgccctGGACTCAAGTAGCATGAGGGAAAAATACTGGGTAAatggttaaaaaacaaatatttacttagGAAATAGTGTTCCAACATTAGCACTGGGGATGATTTGTTGCCATTCAGATGCAAGACTGTGATGTGGCGGATCCTCTGAGGGAAGTTGCTCTCTCAGCAGAGAGCTGCAGAGACAGTGACTTGACTCCAAGGTCTCCTTGACTCAGCTCTCTAATTGCCCCACCAAGCTTCCTCTCCTTGGGACACATCTACTGACTGATTACATGGCAGTAACAGAGAGCTCTGAGTCTCTGGGTACAGGAAGATGCTGTTCTGTAGGTGCCCAATATCAAGGCTTAATTTTGATTCACACAGACTGAGGAGAATTCCATATTTGGTGAAGGAGCCGGTTCTGAGGTTATCTGACAACACAAGACACGGAAACCATCCGCCGGCACAAGAAACTTACCTTGATGACAACAGGGAATGAGTAGAGCAGATCATCAGGGACTCCATAGGAATTACCATCAGAGATGACTCCCATGGAAACGAACTCTCCCTGAAAACAACAGGACGATCTCTTGTGAGACAGGCTGGCCTTGAGCCTCACATACAAAGTTACTGTTTATGCTAATACAGTTTACAACACACTCCTGCTCCCCCTATTTCTTTATTAATATACAATATTGTGGATGATGAAAGACCATAATATGGAAATGCTGTCACTAATCGGCTACTTCTGAGAAAGGCAGCtgacaaatacacaaataaagaAGGGATAGCTAGTCTATGCAAATCACTCAACAATTACCTCTGGAGTTCCAAACCAGATATCTCTGACATGGTCGCAGATTGCTTTGGCAGCTGACATCGCACTAGACAACTTTCGAGCCTTAATGACAGCTGCACCACGCTGCTGAACAGTCTGTCGTAGGGAGAAAAATGGATTACTTGCTTGTGCTACTCATATTTCATATCTATTTAAAGCCGTCACTCACAAAACAACGAATCAAATGCAAATAGGTACTTTACTATTTGAGGAATAGTAACCAGAAGATACTTGAAAGCCTAAGAATCTAGATGTCCCAACATAAAAATACTACCAACAGGGGAAAGCAATGGTTTGTAAAGTTGTATACCAGTGACAATTGGATCCACCCCCAAAGCACCCACTGCCCTGCCTCACTGCCTGTATGTTTTATGCCAACGATGTGAAAGAGTCAGAGGGGCAGAAACTTGACAAGTCCCAGCAATGTCCACTGAGTTATGCTGTTGTTGTAAGTGCTATAGCTAACTTGTCTCATGTCCTAAGGATTAGCTCCTTAGTCAACAAAAAGGAAGCATTTGCTCTGTATAATGCTCTGACCTTTGGAGAAAAGATTGGGGAGGGGAAACAGAAGAATCCAAAGGATCATACTCCCATGTCAAGATATTTACAATCTAGTCAGGGACACCCCACTCCCCCCacgtctctttctctctctgtctctctttctctgtctgtctctgtggaACACAAACAGCTAACAAGGGTAAACTAAGGCTAATTTATGctgaaagaatgaagaacaagggATCGGAACCGAGTCATTGGTGGAAAGCTTTGCCCCATAATCTACTTCTATCATGGCAATGATGAGTGAAAAATGTGCTAAGTACCCTTCTAACTGGATGACTGTCCCAATGGACGCTgacatttattcatgtatttacaGTCTCCCAACTCTATGAGAGCTAAGGCACAGGACTCACAGCATGTGATCTTCCCTCCAACGTTCTTTAGACTAGACCGTTGGATGACTaaggtggaaatatgttcaacatgagtgtgtgtgtgtgtgtgtgtgtgtgtgtgtgtgtgtgtgtgtgtaatatcagactggttgctgtcttggggagggaactcaaaatcttatattaaaactaatgttgaaaactttttacatgtaactggaaaaaaacaaaatactattaagactgaaaaaaaaaaaagagaatagactGTTGGGTTCTTCATTGATTTTTCTTACCGTGATAAAATCCCCCTTGAGCCAGCTGTCATCCTTTATAGCTTCATAAACACCGACTTCTTTCCCTTGTATGTTAACCTTGGCATGGTTAACATCTGGGTACTGAGTTGAGGAGTGGTTTCCCCAGATAATGACGTTCTTGACATCATGGGCGGTCAAGCCAAGTTTAAGAGCAATCTAATTTAATATAAAACATGCATTTTAagacaaattccttttatttcaaaGTGCTATTAAAAGACTTCTGAAGTTTTGAGAAAATATGTAAGTATTTTGCTGAAATCTGAAAATTAACAGTTTTAGTTGGTAGCCTTTGCAAAAAGCGGTTTGGCATGTTTTTGCATATTGCTTTGACATAAAGTGagctgatcttttaaaaaaagaaaccttggAAATGCATAGGATCAGTGCAAATTCAATAGTTACAGCTATAGTACTATGCGGTAATAACTCATAAAAATCATAGAGTCCAACCAGTCCCAGTCCAttactttcagagaaagaaatgatgtgttcatggtcacacagtgtACAGAGATAGTAGTCTATGTAGTGGAGGGAGAACCAACCTTGAAACCAAGAagactgggttcaagttctgtctctgacaatactatgtgacccagggcaagtcacttaaccattcagtGCCCCAGGCATCTAAGACTAGAAGAGTTGTGGGGAAGGTGCTGATGTGCATCAGTAAAAGGTGTTCCTTATACCCAAGAAATCCCAGGTCTAGTTCCTATTTCTATCTACAGTTTTTGGACTTCACATATGGCATGATGGTAATAGTCAACCAGGAAGTTCCCTTTCTTAACCAAAATGGGAAAATAGGAACTTAATATAGTGCTGTGAAAAGTCTGAGGAGAGTTAAATTCTGATATAATCCACTCTAGAGCCAGTGTCATGTCTAGCTCACTATGAATGCTTGGGTGACTCGTGAgacttctgagtctcagtttccccatctgcagaaGGAACAGGCTGGACTAAATATCTCAGAAGGCCCAGTTAGCTCTAAGATTCTTTGGCTTTACATTTTAAAGTATGAGAAACCTAGCCTTTCAGAAGAATTGAAAAGAGAGCTAAGCACTCAAGATCTCAATGGTGATCTTCTGAAACAAAGTTCAAAATTTGCACTTGAGATACACTGATGTTTGTTAATGTTAATTTGGTAAACACTGCAGGCGTGTTCATCAAAACAATATTAAACATGACTCTGTACTCTTGATCCTTCATAACTTAGACCCTTCCTCTCCTTATAGTCCTTTCTGACACATTATTTCTTTCTACACATGCTAGAGAGCAATCACACTAAGTATTTGCTGTTCTTCAGGTACAAGTGCCTTTGCCCCATCTGTCCCCAAGGCCTGAGATGCTCTCCCCTTCTTGCCTCCACCTTGTGGAAGGCCTcgcttctatttttcttttttttttgtgaggcaatggggctcaagtgacttgcccggggtcacacagctagtacgtgtcaagtgtctgaggtcagatttgaactcaggtcctcctgaatctggccagggccagttctttatctactgtgcttggcttctttcaaaactCTGCTCAAGCGCCCCTTGCTCCACAAAGCTTCGCCTGACCCCCTTGGCTGCTAGTGCCCAGGCTCCCCCAAACCCCTGGTATTCCTTCTGTATGTacgtgtacatatgtatatgttgtttcctgtTAGGATGTAAGTGCTGTGAGGGCAGGGCTCTTTTCACTTGTGTCTTGGTGTCAGCACAGGGCCTTGCATATCAGGTGCCTCATCAGTGCTTGTGGAATGATTCTCCTCTTGCCTTCCCACATGCTTGTTTGCTCTCATTGCCCCAGCTGGCTGGGAGGGTGGAAGCAGAACCTTGGTCATAGTCTCTCACATTCTGGATTCCCCTCACATCCCCTGAGATCTCACAGGCACAGCTGAGCCTGCTGGGACAGCTGAGGCGGGCAAGGTGCTGTGGAGGGCAGGGTTTTAAAAGGACTGGCTGATGGGGTTCAACGTTAACATATCTGCTGATAGTGGTGTGCTCGCTCGTCCTTAGCTCCCATTCCTAGCTGACTGTGGGCTCAACACTAACAAGGTAATGGATAACTGTAACTTCACGGAGCTGCCTCATGGACTCTGCTGAGCACAACGCTTTTGACTCTTTGCCAAAGAAACTCTCCATGCTGTGACCAGCCAGCTGGCTCCCGCTGCATGGTCCTGCTCCTTTAGGCCCGACATATATGTGCAACACTGCTGACTATGCAGGTAGGCCCATTCTGAAGGTAGTTATTAGGCAACCAAGTCTGGAAAGTTCTCTGATGCCAAAGCAAAGGTTGCAGTACAGTATTAGTTCATGTGAGAAACTAAGAACTGACTTATTGTACAATCACAGATTAAGACCTAGAAGGGAAGGAGCAGACTAAGcctgccccccacccaccccctgcattttacagatgtggaaactgaggtctagaggagtgacatgacttgcccaggtgtttaaggaaggatttgaatccaagtgttCCTTCCAGCAAGTCCAATAGTCTATCTAGCACAGCATGCTGtttgaaagaaaaattccttttggggaaaaaatccttGTATGACTTCTGACAGAGCAGGGTAAAGAGACAGATGTCCCTGTTCTGAGGTCCCATTATCATAGTGAAAGAGTATATTCCTCCTCCCCTTACCCATTCCCCCAAGGCCATaggtagaacactgggcctggaattaggaagacttgagtttaaatctggtcttagacaatgctacttgtatgaccctggacatgtcatttaacccagtagtgttaaactcaaatggaaatggggTGCAGAAGAGGGGGTATTGATTTGTACATAAGCATCCTTAAAGGTTGGATAATGATGTAGCTTTAAGTATGttttataatactatatatatatataaataaaatgatgttttattgtatttttatttatcttgttaaatatttcccaattaattttaatcaggCATGGGCTACATACTTAATTCCTCTGACTTAatctatgtaataataataataatcacgatcataaaataacaataataattttagtCACAGGAgtacaaaaaaaaccacccaataAGACAACCTACAGCAGATAGCTATAAGGATTATGAGTTTTTGAGGTGACTCTAATATTAGCAAATTAGCAGTCTGAGCAACTTCAATTTGATAAAGCAAATCTTCTCTGGTTTCCTCTACATTTCTAGAAGAACAGACTATGGCCCAAGATAGTGGGTCTTCAACGTTTTTTAACCTAGGTTCCACATTATTCTCTACTTCAAAAAGCAAAGTCCTCAGTTTATTTGGTAGACTATACCCAtcctattattccttttttttttttttaaaggaccaagTTAGGTTAGAGATAACAGTACTGATCTGAGAGCAAGATCATGCCAGAGGAAGAAGGCTGAGGAATCAGAGGAGATTCAGCTAAATTAGCCATAGAAGTGGTTAGTTAATACCACCACAATGAACAGGCTTATTTAAGTACCTTTGCATATAGTATGAAAACTATTTAGCATcaatttaaattttgaaaatataattgCCACATAAAAACTTAAAACTCCAGAATTTTTACTACTTGCTAATCTAGAAAGTCACAAAAGATTTGGAATAGTTAGTATGAAACTTTGCTAGGTGGGATTTTTTAAGTTGAAAGGAAGTTAACAGGAAAATGGTTGGCCTAGGACTCAATTCTACTCACCTGAGACTTAGCTCGGTTGTGATCCAGGCGAGTCAAACAGCTGAAATTCTCCTTGGGAATGGATGGGGCCATCTTGGAAGCCGTCAGGCAATTGGTATTGGCTGGATTACCAACAACCACAACCTGGCAAAGATGGAAAGACATAGAAGGAAAAGTGAATCACAATGACCAATATCTTGATGAAATGGAATAGCTTTCTCAGATAACGACTATGGGTAAACTAGCTGCTAGACTGGataagagtactgggcctggag is drawn from Dromiciops gliroides isolate mDroGli1 chromosome 2, mDroGli1.pri, whole genome shotgun sequence and contains these coding sequences:
- the MDH1 gene encoding malate dehydrogenase, cytoplasmic produces the protein MGDPVRVLVTGAAGQIAYSLLYSIAKGDVFGKDQALILVLLDITPMMGVLEGVVMELQDCALPLLKEVIATDKEEIAFKDLDVAILVGSMPRKEGMERKDLLKANVKIFKSQGQALEKYAKKSVKVVVVGNPANTNCLTASKMAPSIPKENFSCLTRLDHNRAKSQIALKLGLTAHDVKNVIIWGNHSSTQYPDVNHAKVNIQGKEVGVYEAIKDDSWLKGDFITTVQQRGAAVIKARKLSSAMSAAKAICDHVRDIWFGTPEGEFVSMGVISDGNSYGVPDDLLYSFPVVIKNKSWKFVEGLPINDFSREKMDLTAKELTEEKETAFEFLTIA